A stretch of the Archangium violaceum genome encodes the following:
- a CDS encoding ATP-binding protein — MSSALEQLGAWFQERLDGALSESLRRAHAIELSRARMLVGVCWLLLGCCSLFLGLVQLTEYAGSLTVLGVVCTACIGAALALLRWGTSTRPPALLLCSMLAGADIFSTFRMGSLAMATHAASMLLPVLSAYLLGWRPGLFFSLLSALNAIIYPLYAGASYGGSDWLFSCFGAVFLLCGWVVSGLFLSSRIEAHAASERALKTLRDSESELASLIESTDDLVCSLDLEGRLIIINKTARAYFRRRLGRDLPRGEFIFSWMPPARQVRWKEWLAQARAGQQVREEVVIPPSDGVSATVELTISPVLSEEGKVVKLTVFIRDITERKAAEARLSELHRGLVDASRLAGMAEVATGVLHNVGNTLNSVNVSANLLGERLRAMRVSGLEKGVRLLREHEADPGTFLTSDPKGRALPAYLESATAQLVKERDAILAELRTLSDGVEHIRTVVGMQQQYARFSGVVEKVSLPELLDGALRLQATAFQRLHIEVRREYAAVPPVWVDRHKLFQILLNLLSNARHAMQERGREDPCLTIRVESGGEGRLRIAVSDNGVGIAPENLPRLFTHGFTTKKDGHGFGLHTSALAAEELGGILSCSSPGRGQGATFTLELPLQSLTPGSFLVGEKANPDASA; from the coding sequence ATGTCGAGTGCTTTGGAGCAGCTCGGGGCGTGGTTCCAGGAGCGGCTGGATGGGGCTCTCTCGGAGAGTCTACGCCGGGCGCACGCCATCGAGCTCAGCCGGGCACGGATGCTCGTCGGGGTGTGCTGGCTGCTGCTCGGGTGCTGTTCGTTGTTCCTGGGGCTCGTGCAGCTCACGGAGTATGCCGGGAGCCTGACGGTGTTGGGCGTGGTCTGCACGGCGTGCATCGGGGCGGCACTGGCGCTGTTGCGCTGGGGGACGTCGACCCGGCCACCGGCGCTGCTCCTGTGCTCCATGCTGGCGGGGGCGGACATCTTCAGCACGTTCCGCATGGGCTCCCTGGCCATGGCCACGCACGCCGCGAGCATGTTGCTCCCGGTGCTCTCCGCCTACCTGTTGGGGTGGCGTCCCGGCCTGTTCTTCTCCCTGCTCTCCGCCCTGAACGCCATCATCTATCCGCTCTACGCGGGCGCCAGCTACGGGGGCAGTGATTGGTTGTTCAGCTGCTTCGGGGCCGTCTTCCTCCTGTGCGGGTGGGTGGTGAGTGGGCTGTTCCTCTCCTCGCGCATCGAGGCGCACGCGGCGAGCGAGCGGGCGTTGAAGACGCTGCGGGACAGCGAGAGCGAGCTGGCCAGCCTCATCGAGAGCACCGATGACCTCGTGTGCTCCCTGGACCTGGAAGGGCGGCTGATCATCATCAACAAGACGGCGAGGGCCTACTTCCGGCGGCGCCTCGGGAGGGACCTGCCACGAGGCGAGTTCATCTTCTCCTGGATGCCTCCCGCCCGGCAGGTGCGGTGGAAGGAGTGGCTCGCCCAGGCCCGGGCCGGCCAGCAGGTGCGGGAGGAGGTGGTCATCCCGCCCTCTGATGGGGTCAGCGCCACGGTGGAGCTCACCATCAGCCCCGTGCTGAGCGAGGAGGGGAAGGTGGTGAAGCTCACCGTCTTCATCCGGGACATCACGGAGCGGAAGGCGGCCGAGGCGCGGCTGAGCGAGCTGCATCGCGGCCTGGTGGATGCCTCGCGTCTGGCGGGCATGGCGGAGGTGGCCACCGGTGTCCTGCACAACGTGGGCAACACGCTCAACAGCGTGAACGTGTCGGCCAACCTCCTGGGGGAGCGGTTGCGCGCCATGCGGGTGTCCGGTCTGGAGAAGGGCGTGCGGTTGCTGCGCGAGCACGAGGCGGATCCGGGCACGTTCCTGACATCCGATCCGAAGGGCAGGGCGCTGCCGGCCTACCTCGAGTCCGCCACGGCCCAGCTGGTGAAGGAGCGGGACGCCATCCTCGCGGAGCTGCGGACGCTGAGCGATGGCGTGGAGCACATCCGGACGGTGGTGGGCATGCAGCAGCAGTACGCGCGCTTCTCCGGGGTGGTGGAGAAGGTGTCCCTGCCCGAGCTCCTCGACGGCGCTCTGCGTCTGCAGGCCACCGCCTTCCAAAGGCTGCACATCGAGGTCCGGCGCGAGTACGCCGCGGTGCCGCCGGTGTGGGTGGACCGGCACAAGCTGTTCCAAATCCTGCTCAACCTGCTGAGCAACGCGCGTCACGCGATGCAGGAGAGAGGCCGTGAGGATCCGTGCCTCACCATCCGCGTGGAGTCTGGAGGGGAAGGGCGGTTGCGCATCGCCGTGTCCGACAATGGGGTGGGGATTGCCCCGGAGAACCTCCCGCGCCTCTTCACCCACGGCTTCACCACGAAGAAGGACGGGCACGGCTTCGGGTTGCACACCAGCGCGCTCGCGGCCGAGGAGCTGGGCGGGATTCTCTCGTGCTCGAGCCCGGGCCGAGGGCAGGGGGCCACCTTCACCCTCGAGCTACCCCTCCAGTCCCTCACCCCCGGCTCTTTCTTGGTGGGAGAGAAAGCGAATCCCGACGCGTCCGCGTAA
- a CDS encoding sensor histidine kinase — MFPPGLQYEEKRLRALLRYGILDTPPESEYDDIVQLAARMCGVPIALVSLIDKDRQWFKANVGLPGVMETERCISFCTVAIEQEHVFVVEDATKDSRFCDSPLVSGAPFIRFYAGAPIQSEDGYNLGTLCVIDREPHAFGEEQRRNLLALKRQVELLLRLRLQVKQTQERNRQLMESSGDAVFLLDEAGRVLEANPVAVRLLGRGSSELLGTCFEALAPENERDSLRLALRTLCSRGTVRLPDQGLTSARGERVALDIAASLQEMGSSRNLLVVGHDLTEKRRLEQQSIQNDRLASVGALAAGIAHEINNPIAYVLSNLSYLQGWRDDLERQLAALPCFPGHMADMLVEARDALSESLDGCRRIRDIVRDMRSFSHVSDEALAPVDINASLDFVLRMAQSELKRTATLEKDYAQALPVVLASESRLSQVFLNLIINAIQAMQPGSPQRHTLRVRTVHEGKYVRIDVSDTGHGIAPEVLPRIFDPFFTTKPVGSGTGLGLSISHSLVQKMGGELRVRSEQGVGTTFSLLLPMGERASELRGAVLAS; from the coding sequence ATGTTCCCCCCCGGTCTCCAGTACGAAGAGAAGCGCCTGCGGGCCCTGCTGCGCTACGGCATCCTCGATACCCCACCCGAGTCCGAGTACGACGACATCGTCCAGCTGGCCGCTCGGATGTGTGGTGTCCCCATCGCGCTCGTCAGCCTGATCGACAAGGACCGGCAGTGGTTCAAGGCGAACGTGGGCCTGCCGGGCGTGATGGAGACGGAGCGCTGCATCTCCTTCTGCACCGTCGCCATCGAGCAGGAGCACGTCTTCGTCGTCGAGGACGCCACGAAGGACTCGCGCTTCTGCGACAGCCCGCTCGTGTCCGGGGCGCCCTTCATCCGCTTCTACGCCGGAGCCCCCATCCAATCCGAGGATGGCTACAACCTGGGTACCCTCTGTGTCATCGACCGCGAGCCCCACGCGTTTGGCGAGGAGCAGCGCCGCAACCTGCTCGCGCTCAAGCGTCAGGTGGAGCTGCTGCTGCGGCTGCGCCTCCAGGTGAAGCAGACCCAGGAGCGCAACCGCCAGTTGATGGAGTCCTCGGGTGATGCCGTCTTCCTGCTCGACGAGGCGGGGCGGGTGCTGGAGGCCAACCCGGTGGCGGTGCGGCTGCTGGGGCGCGGTTCCTCCGAGCTGCTCGGTACCTGCTTCGAGGCGCTCGCCCCTGAGAACGAGCGCGACTCCCTGCGCCTGGCCCTGCGGACCTTGTGCTCGCGCGGCACGGTGCGCCTGCCGGATCAGGGGCTGACGTCCGCGCGGGGCGAGCGCGTGGCGTTGGACATCGCCGCCTCGCTCCAGGAGATGGGCTCGTCCCGGAACCTGCTCGTCGTGGGGCATGATCTCACCGAGAAGCGGCGGCTGGAGCAGCAGAGCATCCAGAACGATCGGCTCGCCTCTGTGGGCGCCCTGGCGGCGGGCATCGCGCATGAAATCAACAACCCCATCGCCTACGTGCTCTCCAACCTGAGCTACCTGCAGGGCTGGCGCGACGACCTGGAGCGGCAGCTGGCGGCGCTGCCCTGCTTCCCGGGGCACATGGCGGACATGCTCGTCGAGGCCCGCGATGCCCTCTCCGAGTCGCTCGACGGCTGCCGGCGCATCCGGGACATCGTGCGCGACATGCGCTCCTTCTCGCACGTCTCGGACGAGGCGCTCGCGCCCGTGGACATCAACGCGAGCCTCGACTTCGTGCTGCGCATGGCCCAGTCCGAGCTCAAGCGCACGGCGACCCTGGAGAAGGACTACGCACAGGCGCTGCCCGTCGTGCTCGCCAGCGAGAGCCGGCTCAGCCAGGTGTTCCTGAACCTGATCATCAACGCCATCCAGGCCATGCAGCCCGGCTCCCCGCAGCGGCACACCCTGCGTGTGCGCACCGTGCACGAGGGGAAGTACGTACGCATCGACGTCTCGGACACCGGCCACGGGATTGCTCCCGAGGTGTTGCCGCGCATCTTCGACCCGTTCTTCACCACCAAGCCGGTCGGCTCGGGCACGGGGCTCGGTCTGTCCATCAGCCACTCGCTCGTGCAGAAGATGGGGGGCGAGCTGCGGGTGCGCAGCGAGCAGGGTGTTGGCACGACCTTCTCCCTGCTGCTGCCCATGGGCGAGCGGGCGAGCGAGTTACGGGGGGCGGTGCTGGCCTCCTGA
- a CDS encoding MFS transporter yields MTSSSFESSSAALPGVATAERGLRQRLTSIFGGSVGNLIEWYDFYIYSAFSLYFAKSFFPSDNPIIEQLNTAAVFALGFLIRPIGGWVMGMYADLRGRRAALSLSVTLMCLGSLIIALCPTYERIGVLAPVVLILARLLQGLSLGGEYGTSATYLSEVATSRHRGFYSSFQYVTLIMGQLLATMTLLVLQRLVLTGPQLEAWGWRIPFLCGAALAVFGFYMRRNMVETEAFQAEAARKTAHRPMRELLRHPKEIALVVGLTMGGTLAFYTYTVYMQKFLVNSVGLSRDQSTLISVSSLFIYMLLQPVFGLISDKVGRRPVLMWFGVMGTLCTVPLLTALTRTRDAFTAFLLVLAALVIVSGYTSINAVVKAELFPASIRALGVGLPYALTVSIFGGTAEYLGTWLKLRGHESWFFWYVSGCILCSLLVYAFMRDTQRQNRFD; encoded by the coding sequence GTGACTTCGTCCAGCTTCGAATCCTCGTCCGCCGCGCTGCCAGGGGTCGCCACCGCCGAGCGCGGCCTGCGGCAGCGGTTGACCTCCATCTTCGGCGGCTCGGTTGGCAACCTGATCGAGTGGTACGACTTCTACATCTACTCGGCCTTCTCGCTGTACTTCGCGAAGTCGTTCTTCCCGAGCGACAACCCCATCATCGAGCAGCTCAACACGGCCGCGGTCTTCGCTCTCGGCTTCCTCATCCGGCCGATCGGCGGCTGGGTGATGGGCATGTACGCGGACCTTCGGGGGCGCCGCGCCGCGCTGTCGCTGTCCGTCACGCTGATGTGCCTGGGGTCCCTCATCATCGCCCTGTGCCCGACGTACGAGCGCATCGGCGTGCTGGCGCCCGTGGTGCTCATCCTGGCCCGGTTGCTCCAGGGGCTCTCGCTCGGCGGCGAGTACGGCACCAGCGCCACCTACCTCAGCGAGGTCGCCACCTCGCGCCACCGCGGCTTCTACAGCTCCTTCCAGTACGTCACGCTCATCATGGGCCAGTTGCTCGCGACGATGACGCTGCTGGTGTTGCAGCGCCTGGTGCTCACCGGGCCGCAGCTCGAGGCGTGGGGTTGGCGCATCCCCTTCCTATGTGGCGCGGCGCTGGCCGTCTTCGGCTTCTACATGCGGCGCAACATGGTGGAGACGGAGGCCTTCCAGGCGGAGGCGGCCCGGAAGACGGCGCACCGGCCCATGCGCGAGCTGTTGCGGCACCCGAAGGAGATCGCCCTCGTGGTGGGGCTCACCATGGGCGGCACGCTCGCCTTCTACACGTACACCGTCTACATGCAGAAGTTCCTGGTGAACTCGGTGGGCCTGTCGAGGGACCAGTCCACGCTCATCTCGGTGTCGAGCCTGTTCATCTACATGCTGTTGCAGCCGGTGTTCGGCCTCATCTCCGACAAGGTGGGCCGCAGGCCCGTGCTGATGTGGTTCGGTGTCATGGGCACGCTGTGCACCGTGCCGCTGCTGACGGCCCTCACGCGGACGCGGGATGCCTTCACGGCCTTCCTGCTGGTGCTGGCGGCGCTCGTCATCGTCTCGGGCTACACCTCCATCAACGCCGTGGTGAAGGCCGAGCTCTTCCCCGCGAGCATCCGCGCCCTGGGCGTGGGTCTGCCCTATGCGCTCACCGTGTCCATCTTCGGCGGGACGGCCGAGTACCTGGGCACGTGGCTCAAGCTGCGGGGCCACGAGAGCTGGTTCTTCTGGTACGTGAGCGGCTGCATCCTGTGCTCGCTGCTCGTCTATGCCTTCATGCGGGACACGCAGCGGCAGAATCGCTTCGATTGA
- a CDS encoding YceI family protein, translated as MANAIWNIDTTHSGIHFSVRHMVIAKVRGSFRTYSGTVSLDEQDISASSVSVRIETASIDTGVEQRDTHLRSADFFDVEKFPTITFQSTKVEKSSGNGLRVTGNLTLRDVTREVVLEAEQLGIGKDPWGNVKAAFEAKTSVDRRDFGLKWNQALETGGVLVGEKVEITLEIQAVKAQQGAEQAA; from the coding sequence ATGGCCAACGCAATCTGGAACATCGACACGACGCACTCCGGCATCCACTTCTCCGTCCGCCACATGGTCATCGCGAAGGTGCGCGGAAGCTTCCGGACGTACAGCGGGACGGTGTCGCTGGACGAGCAGGACATCTCCGCCTCGTCGGTCTCCGTCCGCATCGAGACGGCGAGCATCGACACCGGTGTCGAGCAGCGTGACACCCACCTGCGCTCGGCAGACTTCTTCGACGTGGAGAAGTTCCCGACCATCACCTTCCAGAGCACGAAGGTGGAGAAGTCCTCGGGCAACGGCCTCCGGGTGACGGGGAACCTGACCCTCCGTGACGTCACCCGCGAGGTGGTGCTCGAGGCCGAGCAGCTCGGCATCGGCAAGGATCCCTGGGGCAACGTCAAGGCGGCCTTCGAGGCGAAGACCTCGGTGGATCGCCGCGACTTCGGTCTGAAGTGGAATCAGGCGCTGGAGACCGGCGGCGTCCTCGTGGGCGAGAAGGTGGAAATCACCCTGGAGATCCAGGCGGTCAAGGCGCAGCAGGGCGCCGAGCAGGCGGCGTGA
- a CDS encoding LysR family transcriptional regulator, with protein MDLNELLVFAKVVQAGSFTVAARGLRMPKSTVSRKVSELEERVGAQLLQRTTRKLNLTEVGRAYYEHCARIVAEAEQAELAVTRMQSAPHGLLRVTAPLTFSFLGPIVAGFMKRYPEVQLEMVCTDRSVDLVEEGFDLAVRAGRMADSSLVARRLGNIERIVMAAPSYLEERGTPRSPKDLEKHDCLLFGAGQVGNVWTLYSGNKSVEVSVRARLVVNEPDMLGSVTLAGAGIALLPTLDYAEDASAGRLRRLLPDWTSSGAPVHAVYPSTRHHSPKVMAFVDFLRERWPAAPTD; from the coding sequence ATGGACCTCAACGAACTCCTCGTCTTCGCCAAGGTGGTGCAGGCCGGCAGCTTCACGGTGGCGGCGCGCGGGCTGCGAATGCCCAAGTCCACCGTCAGCCGGAAGGTGTCCGAGCTCGAGGAGCGGGTCGGCGCGCAACTGCTGCAGCGCACGACGCGCAAGCTGAACCTGACGGAGGTGGGACGGGCCTACTACGAGCACTGCGCGCGCATCGTGGCCGAGGCGGAGCAGGCCGAGCTCGCCGTCACGCGCATGCAGTCCGCGCCTCACGGGCTGCTCCGTGTGACGGCACCGCTCACCTTCAGCTTCCTCGGACCGATCGTCGCGGGGTTCATGAAGCGCTACCCCGAGGTGCAGCTCGAGATGGTGTGCACGGACCGCTCGGTCGACCTGGTGGAGGAGGGATTCGATCTGGCCGTGCGCGCGGGACGGATGGCCGACTCGTCGCTCGTCGCCCGCCGGCTCGGGAACATCGAGCGCATCGTCATGGCGGCCCCGAGCTACCTCGAGGAGCGGGGAACACCCAGGTCACCCAAGGACCTCGAGAAGCACGACTGCCTCTTGTTTGGCGCGGGGCAGGTGGGGAACGTCTGGACCCTGTACTCCGGAAACAAGTCGGTCGAGGTCTCGGTCCGTGCGCGCCTCGTCGTGAACGAGCCCGACATGTTGGGCTCGGTGACGCTGGCGGGCGCTGGCATCGCGCTCCTCCCCACCCTCGACTACGCCGAGGATGCCTCGGCCGGACGCCTGCGGCGCCTCCTGCCGGACTGGACCTCGTCGGGCGCCCCGGTGCATGCCGTCTACCCGAGCACCCGCCATCATTCCCCCAAGGTGATGGCCTTCGTGGACTTCCTGCGAGAGCGCTGGCCGGCCGCCCCCACGGATTGA
- a CDS encoding pirin family protein, with product MSWDETIETRQHPELETLIVSRTRDLGDGFEVRRALPSARRRMVGPFIFLDQMGPTVFNAGKGLDVRPHPHIGLATVTYLFDGEILHRDSLGVVQPIRPGEVNWMTAGQGIVHSERTAPETRAAGGPVFGLQAWVALPKKHEETRPTFVHHAADTMPFLEGDGVRMHLIAGALYGKRSPVQTLSDLFYADTALEAGAGLVLPAEHEERALYLTEGTVEIDGIEFNPGELLVFRPGSEIGIQASTKARMMLLGGEPMDGPRYIFWNFVSSSKERLEEAKADWKAGRFARVPQETEFIPLPEDPAPVRYP from the coding sequence ATGAGCTGGGACGAGACGATCGAGACGCGGCAACACCCGGAGCTGGAGACCCTCATCGTCTCCCGCACGAGGGACCTCGGCGATGGATTCGAGGTGCGGCGGGCGCTCCCCTCGGCCCGGCGCCGGATGGTGGGGCCCTTCATCTTCCTCGACCAGATGGGGCCCACGGTGTTCAACGCGGGCAAGGGGCTCGACGTACGGCCGCACCCTCATATCGGCCTGGCCACCGTCACCTACCTCTTCGATGGAGAAATCCTCCACCGCGACAGCCTCGGGGTGGTGCAGCCCATCCGGCCCGGCGAGGTGAACTGGATGACGGCGGGGCAAGGCATCGTCCACTCCGAGCGCACGGCCCCCGAGACGCGGGCAGCGGGCGGGCCGGTCTTCGGCCTCCAGGCCTGGGTGGCGCTCCCGAAGAAGCACGAGGAGACCCGGCCCACCTTCGTCCACCATGCCGCCGACACCATGCCCTTCCTCGAGGGAGACGGCGTGCGCATGCACCTCATCGCGGGAGCGCTCTATGGGAAGCGCTCGCCCGTGCAGACACTCTCGGACCTGTTCTACGCGGACACGGCCCTGGAGGCGGGCGCGGGGCTGGTGCTCCCGGCCGAGCACGAGGAGCGCGCGCTCTACCTCACGGAAGGCACGGTGGAGATCGACGGCATCGAGTTCAACCCGGGTGAGCTCCTCGTCTTCCGGCCGGGAAGCGAGATTGGCATCCAGGCCTCCACGAAGGCGCGGATGATGCTGCTCGGCGGCGAGCCGATGGATGGGCCGCGCTACATCTTCTGGAACTTCGTCTCGAGCTCGAAGGAGCGGTTGGAGGAGGCGAAGGCGGACTGGAAGGCGGGGCGCTTCGCGCGGGTACCGCAGGAGACGGAGTTCATCCCGCTGCCCGAGGACCCCGCCCCCGTGCGCTACCCGTAG
- a CDS encoding zf-TFIIB domain-containing protein, whose translation MNCPRCDKVMSRVRPEDVDAEQCPQCEGHWLEGESLRRLESTVNVRLFEWRKLPSEELQNREVACPRCRPRGLMKKVQSERDRHVLLDVCERCSGVWLDGGELRAIQEMGLVAAISDAVRFILKT comes from the coding sequence ATGAACTGCCCACGTTGCGACAAGGTGATGAGCCGGGTGCGTCCGGAGGATGTGGACGCGGAGCAGTGCCCTCAATGCGAAGGCCATTGGCTCGAGGGGGAGTCCCTCCGGCGCTTGGAGTCGACCGTGAACGTGCGGCTCTTCGAGTGGCGCAAGCTGCCGTCCGAGGAGCTCCAGAACCGCGAGGTGGCCTGTCCACGGTGCCGCCCCCGAGGGCTCATGAAGAAGGTTCAAAGCGAGCGCGACCGGCACGTCCTGCTCGACGTCTGTGAAAGGTGCTCGGGCGTGTGGCTCGATGGGGGCGAGCTGCGAGCCATTCAGGAGATGGGGCTCGTGGCGGCGATCTCCGACGCGGTGCGGTTCATCTTGAAGACGTGA